From the Odocoileus virginianus isolate 20LAN1187 ecotype Illinois chromosome 21, Ovbor_1.2, whole genome shotgun sequence genome, one window contains:
- the NAP1L5 gene encoding nucleosome assembly protein 1-like 5, with product MADSQNQGSTEPGQAADAGAAPEEVMAEGGAQGVDSDSASGDSDGAAGQTAEEPQTPAENAPKPRNDFIESLPNSVKCRVLALKKLQKRCDKIEAKFDKEFQALEKKYNDIYKPLLAKIQELTGEMEGCAWTLEGDEEEEDDEEYEDEEEGEEEDEEEEEPAAEAAATAAAEDEGPHSAAPDDAKK from the coding sequence ATGGCCGACTCGCAGAACCAGGGCTCTACGGAGCCGGGCCAGGCAGCGGACGCGGGCGCGGCACCGGAGGAGGTAATGGCGGAAGGCGGTGCGCAGGGGGTAGATTCTGACAGCGCGTCCGGCGACTCCGACGGTGCGGCCGGTCAGACGGCTGAGGAGCCCCAGACCCCTGCAGAGAATGCACCAAAGCCTAGAAATGACTTTATCGAGAGCCTGCCTAACTCGGTGAAATGCCGAGTCCTGGCCCTCAAAAAGCTGCAGAAGCGATGCGATAAGATAGAAGCCAAATTTGACAAGGAATTCCAGGCTCTGGAGAAAAAGTATAACGACATCTATAAGCCCTTACTTGCTAAAATCCAAGAGCTCACCGGTGAGATGGAGGGGTGTGCGTGGACCTTAGAGggtgatgaggaggaggaggacgatgAAGAGTAcgaggatgaggaggagggagaggaggaggacgaggaggaagAAGAGCCTGCAGCAGAGGCTGCGGCGACCGCTGCCGCCGAAGATGAGGGTCCCCACTCTGCAGCGCCTGATGACGCCAAGAAATAA